ccctttttgtCCTCTTTTGAATCACCCACAAAATGAACTGTCGTAAGGGATATGAGAGCCAATGAAATAAATGCATAGGTTAATACCACATTCGATCTCTGGTCTGGCGGGAATATCCGTCTCAATGGTTTGGATCTTACCCTCACTATTGGCGATGCCGAGGGACTTTTCAAGGCTATGAAGACAGACGAGCGAGTAAGTCCTTCATCGATTTGATCTTGATCCGCAAGATCCCTGCTAATTAGTTCTCCAAGTTCCAGATTATTCGCTACGTATTCTTCGACgacgagaaagaagactggAAGGTAGGCCGCAtctttcttgttcttgcaCTCGTCTTTCTCAGTTGGGCCGTATAGTATGATGAGCTGATAATCGGATACTCGCCTCTGCTAGGCTTCCTTCATTCGCGCTCACGCATCCCCGTGTTCAGTCTTTTCCTCGGACTCCGAGTAACTTTTCCCTCCGCCTACTCTCTCCATTCACCATTCTGCGCCTCTCTCGTCTCAGGTTGAGCCAGGTTGATTTGAGTCAAGATTAAATCAATGGGATAGGAATATTGGTAGACGGTGAGAAAGAAGTTGTGAATTTGTTGTTTCATACTGGTTCTTGAATATTTTTCGCTAGATCTTCTCGCTCGAGGTTTCAAATTTATGTTAATTGTATTTACGCTTGGAATGCATTATCCTATCCGTATCACTTACGAACGAGCCAACTTTGTCTACTTCAGATCATCTTTCTCATACAATATGCCAAAAACCATCATTCACACATACAGGAAAAAATATCCCAAACTTCTTAGGCAACTGAAAAAACCGAAAGTTAGTAGAAGCCGTGGCCCGAAGAGGTCACTACGTACGATTGGTACCAGGCCCCTCTAATGGTCTTGAGAGGCTGCAGTGAGATCCTTATGGGGTGAAATCGGCGATGCTTTTTCTTAACGAAGGGGAAGACAGGGATGCTGTACCTCAGCTTATAATATATACTACGCACCATGCGAAGATGTCATTTGTACAGAATAGCAAAATCAACCCAGGGATTACGAACTACTGCAGAGACCACTGCAGAAAGGCCATTAAATTATTGAGGCAGAACAGTGTTGTAATCCAATCCCCAAATCTCCATTACGGGAAGAGATAACAATTCTTTGTAGCCGTATAGTATTATATTACCATTTTGTAATATAACATATTAGTCATATATTACACTTCGTAATATAACCCATTAGCGGAATTGACCGTCAGGAACATCCGTTACGTCTGCTGTTGTATTATTCGGAATGGGGCCTGGTGCCCCGGAGCTCGTCATTTCTGGAAATCAAGAAAAATACGAACGACTAAGCAAAAACAATCTATATCAGCAACTCATCCGATTTTccattcctcatctcccacaTCTTTCCCCCGGACATCATGAGCTCCTCAGCCTCTCCCCCACCCGTCTGGATATCATTCTGGATGCTTCTCACGACTCTTATCGTCTCATGGGGTAAGCAGTGCAAATTCCTCCCTCCCTGTAGGCCAGCGTTAATTCCACCGATAGATGCCGGGTACTGTCTCATGAGACCACGAAGCTTCTCTGGCGGTGATCTCTCTTGGATATGGAAGCCTTACAAGTGGGTACATGTTTAACATGATGCAATGAGCTGACGTGAATCAGCGACTTTCCTTACGGCGAGGTGAGCTCGGCAGCACAGGTGTTAAGAGTTTAATTGACATGGCATAGATTGATTATCTCTACGGCTGGAAAGCTTTcaatgaaagagatgggTTCACAGCTGCTCAGGGTTGGTCTTTTGTCTTTGTAGTTCCAATTTCTCTAATTCTACATAGCCCTCCTTAACATCGTTGAAATCCTCCTCGCCGTCGATTACCTCTACCTCCGACACATTTCCCCTCGAGACAAGCGCTTGCAAAAGTACCATGCCGTAGCGCCATTAGTCGGATTTGCTGGAGCTGTTATGACTGCTTCAAAGACAATTTTGTACTTCCTCCAGGGTGAGTTTAATTCCTCAGTCATGTTTCCCCCGGCAGGGAGTTAGTTTATTGGGTCGTTGCCGTGGCATGAATCGCGGATCGCTTTGAATGTGATCGGGAAGCGGAAGATTCTGAAAGAGTGCGATTTGAATGACGGGATCTCGGCAATCTCCGCGATCAGACCCACCAAGCTCTCCGTATCCCTTAAGGTATAATGCAGGTATAGAATAGGTATAGAATGGATTCGCAAGGTGTGGGCAAGGGGTTCCGGAGTCCTATCTTTTTTATGAACCGGCCCGATAATCCAAGCTGGAGTTTTTGAAAGAAACAATGGCTTTCCCCATCCATTGGACTCAAAGTATTCATTGCGAATAAGTGGCTAATGACTATTCAGAATATCTCTGCGGCTGGTGCAATGTTGGTCACAATGACAGGCGAACATTCTGGATGGTTTGGGTTATCCCCAACGGAACGTGGATAATCCTTCCTACTATCGTATCTATCGTCCTCGGCCGATAcattgctgctgctcttgAACGTGATGCCATCTACTCTTCGGCCTCCAACTCCCTGCCGCCCGCCGAATTCCTCGCCGGGAAATCAGATACCACTCTGACCGAAGAACCAACCCAACTCTCggctgctcttcctctcactTTCCACCCTCGCGCCTTGTCCGTCCTTATTGTCGGTTCCAATCGCCTCGCCGCTACTCGAGcgctttctttccttgaaGCCGACGCCAAAGTCTTTCTCCTTACAACATCCGAAGTGGTGGTCaaagaggtcaaggagcttgaggaaAGTGGCCGgatttctctcctccagaGTGCAGCCTCGAACTCCGTTGTTTGGTCAGAACTTCTTGCGAAACATGACATCTCCCTCGCATGCGTTACTGATACTCTCATCTCTACTCCGTCTCGCCGCTCTTTCGCTTCTGCTACAGTCATCTACCAAACCTGTTTATCCCTCCACATCCCTATCAACATTTCCGAtcagcctcttctctccacttACACTTTCCCTTCTGTACACCGTTTCGCTGGTGCCGATGGCCCTTCGCACTTGCAAGTGGCAGTATCAACTAACGGTCAAGGATGTCGAATGAGCGGACGGATAAAGCGGGAAATTGTCAGCAGACTACCTGCAGACGTAGGTAAAGCGGTTGATAACGTTGGGAGACTCCGTACAAGAGCCAAAGCCAGAGCCAAGCTctcggaagaagacgatgggCCTCTCAATACGCCCGTGCCCCAACTCTCTaccccatccacctctcGTCCCAACTCAAATGGAGAAGTCACTCAGCAGCTGagcgaagaggagcaacaattgagaaggatgaggtggGTGTATCAAATGTCAGAGTACTACAGCTTTGAACATCTCGCGAAAATTTCAACtgaagagatggacaagGCTTTGGAAATATGGGGTCAGCGAAACGAAGGTTACCTCCCTCACCACGACGCAAAGGTAGCCAACGcttcagagaagaaaggcCGTATCCTCCTTATCGGCTCCGGGCCCGGTCACCCTGGTCTGCTCACCATGGCCGCCCACACCGCACTCCGTACCGCCACCCTTGTCCTCTCCGACAAACTCGTGCCCGCCGAGATCCTTGCCCTCATCCCGGACTCTACCAAACTCCACATCGCAAAGAAATTTCCCGGTAACGCTGAGGGCGCACAGAATGAAATGATGGA
Above is a window of Cryptococcus tetragattii IND107 chromosome 1, whole genome shotgun sequence DNA encoding:
- a CDS encoding uroporphyrinogen-III C-methyltransferase, which codes for MSSSASPPPVWISFWMLLTTLIVSWDAGYCLMRPRSFSGGDLSWIWKPYNDFPYGEIDYLYGWKAFNERDGFTAAQALLNIVEILLAVDYLYLRHISPRDKRLQKYHAVAPLVGFAGAVMTASKTILYFLQEYLCGWCNVGHNDRRTFWMVWVIPNGTWIILPTIVSIVLGRYIAAALERDAIYSSASNSLPPAEFLAGKSDTTLTEEPTQLSAALPLTFHPRALSVLIVGSNRLAATRALSFLEADAKVFLLTTSEVVVKEVKELEESGRISLLQSAASNSVVWSELLAKHDISLACVTDTLISTPSRRSFASATVIYQTCLSLHIPINISDQPLLSTYTFPSVHRFAGADGPSHLQVAVSTNGQGCRMSGRIKREIVSRLPADVGKAVDNVGRLRTRAKARAKLSEEDDGPLNTPVPQLSTPSTSRPNSNGEVTQQLSEEEQQLRRMRWVYQMSEYYSFEHLAKISTEEMDKALEIWGQRNEGYLPHHDAKVANASEKKGRILLIGSGPGHPGLLTMAAHTALRTATLVLSDKLVPAEILALIPDSTKLHIAKKFPGNAEGAQNEMMELALEGAQRGETVVRLKQGDPFVYGRGGEEVLYFRQHGFESTVIPGISSALAAPLMMGIPVTQRGVAESLVLCTGVGRQGKAVQLPGYVKSRTLVMLMGVARISQIIEVLTSSNAAGRDGAAYPPHLPIAVIERASSPDQRVILSTLEKIQPALKQVDERPPGMMLVGWAALALEGKGRVDVLDRAEDCEVEMVESWLAEGQEGEIKGWKIREGLNDEWRGILNGVI